Proteins encoded in a region of the Magallana gigas chromosome 8, xbMagGiga1.1, whole genome shotgun sequence genome:
- the LOC105317994 gene encoding solute carrier family 49 member A3, producing the protein MELKSHDFKMAPSGGSKNNGPMKSESQQSIVSKPEEEYVVYARRWFILIVIVILNLSNAMTWITFSPIADLTSTYYNINAFKVNVLSLIFMVASVPFGFTASWVLDTYGLRSSILMSAWLNGIGNFLRNVSTFDGISLELRFWILLAGQTLAAISQPFVMFAPTKLAALWFPDSQRATANMLASMANPLGILAANLIAPAMVNGCNSEELPRALWVISSPAFLVVVMSTFGVCSSVPPTPPTASAEEDSEPFKEGLKKIAKSKNYWVLCLSFGTGLAVFSAVTSFLDQALCPRGYSNDFAGLCGALMIVGGVVGAVIAGIYVDKTKRFEEVVKVSYGFAVIFGVAFFQAARYKDQEVLIAVMVTGFGTFAFAMYPISMELAVEITYPVAEATSSGLLIVSGQVQGIIIILVTQFLTQPLSAAQLADSACAQGSGCSSGSNSFTPQDWTVPGLFMNALTTLAVCSVILFMKGDYKRMKAEKHLNAQKVLSSTNSLANVIDVQTTSP; encoded by the exons ATGGAGTTAAAGTCACATGATTTCAAAATGGCTCCCTCCGGTGGATCAAAAAATAACGGGCCGATGAAATCAGAGAGCCAACAATCAATTGTCTCTAAACCAGAGGAAGAATATGTTGTATATGCAAGACGATGGTTCATTCTTATCGTcattgttattttgaatttgtccAATGCAATG ACATGGATAACATTTTCACCAATTGCTGATCTTACCAGTACATACTACaatataaatgcttttaaagtcAATGTGTTGTCACTGATTTTTATGGTAGCATCGGTTCCCTTTGGTTTCACTGCATCATGGGTTTTAGATACTTATGGATTACGTTCTAGT ATTCTAATGTCAGCATGGCTGAATGGTATaggaaactttttgagaaatgtGAGTACCTTTGATGGAATTTCATTAGAACTGAGGTTTTGGATCTTGCTGGCAGGGCAAACATTGGCAGCCATCTCTCAACCTTTTGTGATGTTTGCACCCACTAAACTAGCAGCCTTGTGGTTTCCTGATTCCCAAAGAGCAACAGCTAACATGCTGGCTTCCATGG CCAACCCTCTAGGAATTTTAGCAGCTAATCTTATAGCACCTGCTATGGTGAATGGATGCAACTCAGAAGAGCTTCCAAGAGCT ctCTGGGTTATATCCTCTCCTGCCTTTTTGGTGGTCGTAATGTCAACATTCGGGGTGTGTTCATCAGTTCCCCCCACCCCTCCTACCGCCAGCGCCGAGGAAGACTCAGAACCATTTAAAGAGGGATTGAAAAAG ATTGCTAAAAGCAAGAACTACTGGGTCCTGTGCCTGAGTTTTGGGACAGGCCTGGCTGTCTTCTCGGCAGTGACATCATTCCTTGACCAGGCACTGTGTCCTAGAGGATACTCCAAT GACTTTGCGGGGCTTTGTGGGGCCCTGATGATCGTGGGTGGTGTGGTGGGGGCTGTTATTGCTGGAATCTACGTGGACAAAACCAAGCGATTTGAGGAAGTTGTGAAGGTCTCCTACGGATTTGCAGTAATATTTGGAGTAGCCTTTTTTCAG GCAGCTAGGTATAAGGACCAGGAAGTACTGATAGCTGTGATGGTGACAGGGTTTGGCACCTTTGCTTTTGCCATGTATCCAATCTCTATGGAGTTAGCTGTTGAAATAACCTACCCTGTTGCTGAAGCCACAAGCTCTGGTCTTCTGATAGTGTCTGG ACAAGTCCAGGGGATCATCATCATCTTAGTGACCCAGTTCCTGACACAGCCACTGTCCGCGGCACAATTGGCCGACTCGGCCTGTGCTCAAG GGTCAGGATGCAGTAGTGGAAGTAATTCTTTCACCCCTCAGGATTGGAcag tgCCGGGTCTTTTCATGAATGCCTTGACCACATTGGCTGTATGCTCAGTGATTCTTTTCATGAAGGGAGACTACAAACGAATGAAAGCCGAAAAACATCTAAATGCACAGAAAGTCTTGAGTAGTACTAATAGTCTCGCTAATGTAATAGATGTTCAAACTACCTCCCCATAA